From a single Lolium rigidum isolate FL_2022 chromosome 7, APGP_CSIRO_Lrig_0.1, whole genome shotgun sequence genomic region:
- the LOC124669854 gene encoding loricrin-like yields MDLSMTNLWLRGKEDMDVSFSQAEPAGINCRNEDLDVTAVNRDCLGSSEAVEASRKSFNQRNELVPDDDSRLVLGLGPLPNLYSADSHSSGGNKVKLSATLFAHCTTTDPGLILGISSDSSRNLQSTIVPGSKEHSHKRKNGIFLPLIDEGSTSARRKSGEYVLPLLFAPRSNDICLNGTPSETDVQQHLGARYEADHDRYLNQHEVQLSPEPSATTDCSFAETSDTTAETSDTIACTSNGEQRSHQRHLKKCRFNGCSKGGRGASGLCISHGGGQRCQKPGCYKGAESRTAYCKGHGGGRRCQELGCTKSAEGKTEFCIAHGGGLRCGVQECSRAARGRSGFCIKHGGGKRCIMEGCTRSAEGYPGLCISHGGGRRCQYPDCSKGAQGGTMFCKSHGGGKRCISEGCTKGAEGSTLLCKGHGGGKRCLFEGDAACPKSVHGGTSFCVVHGGGKRCAAPGCTKSARGRTNCCVRHGGGRRCVSDGCDKSAQGSTDFCKAHGGGKRCAWSMGCEKFARGRSGLCSAHETLKASKQEPECGQGTRMIGYGAFSGIGSSSWTAGSSMDRGISSSIPGASSDCGESLQDMPSGRLIPPQLLVPGSLKPSSSFNLAGNGQEGGEGIRSQSFGLVVPEGRVHGGGLMSMLGGAGGNSIHVPKS; encoded by the coding sequence ATGGACCTTAGTATGACAAATCTATGGCTTCGAGGGAAGGAAGATATGGATGTTTCATTCTCTCAAGCTGAACCTGCTGGCATAAATTGCAGAAATGAAGACTTAGATGTAACAGCAGTTAACCGTGATTGCCTGGGCAGCTCAGAAGCAGTTGAGGCTTCTAGAAAATCATTCAACCAGAGGAATGAACTTGTCCCCGATGATGACTCCAGGCTGGTGCTAGGACTTGGACCATTGCCAAATCTGTATTCTGCTGATAGTCACTCATCTGGTGGGAACAAAGTTAAATTATCTGCAACTTTGTTCGCCCATTGTACCACAACTGATCCTGGATTAATTTTGGGGATTTCAAGTGACAGCTCAAGAAATTTACAGTCCACAATAGTGCCTGGCAGCAAGGAACATTCACATAAAAGGAAAAATGGTATTTTTCTCCCACTTATTGACGAGGGGTCAACTTCAGCAAGAAGGAAATCGGGTGAATATGTCCTGCCACTTCTGTTTGCTCCAAGATCAAATGATATTTGTCTGAACGGAACACCATCAGAGACTGATGTTCAGCAACACCTTGGAGCCAGATACGAGGCGGATCATGATAGATATCTTAATCAACATGAGGTTCAGCTTAGCCCTGAGCCTTCAGCAACGACTGATTGTTCTTTTGCTGAAACTTCAGATACAACTGCTGAAACTTCAGATACAATAGCTTGTACTAGTAATGGGGAGCAGAGAAGTCATCAACGCCATCTTAAGAAGTGTAGGTTCAACGGGTGTTCCAAGGGCGGAAGGGGTGCATCAGGACTCTGTATTTCCCATGGTGGCGGTCAGCGCTGCCAAAAGCCAGGTTGCTATAAGGGTGCCGAGAGCCGAACTGCGTACTGTAAAGGTCACGGAGGTGGAAGGCGGTGCCAAGAGTTAGGCTGCACCAAGAGCGCCGAAGGAAAGACAGAGTTCTGTATTGCTCACGGCGGTGGGCTCCGGTGTGGGGTTCAGGAGTGCTCGAGAGCAGCACGGGGAAGATCAGGATTCTGCATAAAACATGGTGGAGGGAAGAGGTGCATCATGGAGGGGTGCACTCGGAGTGCTGAGGGATATCCCGGGCTGTGCATCTCGCATGGAGGTGGTCGCCGGTGTCAGTACCCCGACTGCAGTAAGGGAGCACAGGGTGGCACTATGTTCTGCAAGTCCCATGGTGGTGGCAAACGGTGCATATCTGAAGGCTGTACCAAAGGGGCCGAGGGCAGCACATTGTTATGTAAAGGGCACGGTGGCGGGAAGAGGTGCCTCTTCGAGGGAGACGCGGCATGTCCCAAAAGTGTTCATGGAGGAACCAGCTTCTGCGTGGTGCATGGAGGCGGCAAAAGGTGTGCTGCACCAGGGTGCACCAAGAGCGCGCGCGGTCGCACCAATTGCTGCGTGAGGCATGGCGGTGGGAGGCGTTGCGTATCTGATGGGTGCGACAAGAGTGCGCAGGGGAGCACGGACTTCTGCAAGGCGCACGGGGGCGGGAAGCGGTGCGCCTGGAGCATGGGCTGTGAGAAGTTTGCCAGGGGAAGGAGCGGTCTCTGCTCTGCGCATGAAACCTTGAAGGCTTCAAAGCAAGAGCCAGAATGCGGGCAGGGCACACGCATGATTGGGTATGGCGCCTTCAGCGGGATCGGCTCTTCTTCCTGGACGGCGGGCAGCAGCATGGACCGTGGGATCTCCTCTTCTATTCCTGGCGCCTCGTCGGATTGTGGCGAGTCGTTGCAAGACATGCCGAGTGGCAGGCTCATACCACCGCAGCTGCTTGTTCCTGGTTCCCTGAAACCTTCTTCTTCGTTTAACCTGGCGGGTAATGGCCAAGAGGGTGGAGAGGGGATTCGGAGCCAGAGCTTCGGGTTGGTCGTGCCGGAGGGAAGGGTGCATGGCGGAGGGCTGATGTCGATGCTCGGAGGAGCTGGCGGCAACAGCATCCATGTTCCGAA
- the LOC124671250 gene encoding UDP-glycosyltransferase 73E1-like → MASRNGTVTFHSSKFCNRTHPIFTGWVERVGDRGKLLTAWAPQTAILAHPAVGAFVTHCGWNSVIETVAAGVPVLTWPMVFEQFLNERLLTEVLGIGERLWPDGADVRSTRDEEHEVIPAEAVARALTAFMQPGGPVDVARTRAMALAVKAQAAVAEGGSSYSDLHRLLHDLMEARSGGGHR, encoded by the exons ATGGCCTCCAGGAATGGAACCGTGACATTCCATTCCAGCAAATTCtgcaaccgaacacaccctatcTTCACA GGGTGGGTGGAGCGTGTCGGGGACAGAGGGAAGCTGCTCACGGCATGGGCTCCGCAGACGGCCATCCTGGCACACCCGGCCGTGGGGGCTTTCGTGacgcactgcgggtggaactctgTCATTGAGACCGTGGCGGCAGGCGTGCCGGTGCTCACATGGCCGATGGTGTTCGAGCAGTTCCTCAACGAGAGGCTGCTCACGGAGGTGCTTGGGATCGGGGAGCGGCTCTGGCCCGACGGCGCCGACGTACGGAGCACGAGGGACGAAGAGCACGAGGTGATCCCTGCCGAGGCGGTGGCTCGGGCACTGACGGCATTCATGCAACCCGGAGGACCAGTGGACGTCGCGAGGACCAGGGCAATGGCCCTCGCCGTGAAAGCTCAGGCAGCCGTCGCGGAAGGAGGCTCCTCCTACAGCGATCTGCATCGTCTGCTCCACGATCTGATGGAAGCAAGATCAGGAGGAGGACACCGTTAG
- the LOC124676686 gene encoding probable 20S rRNA accumulation protein 4, giving the protein MGEEVHLGLPGPWAEDYREKADHYTTKIGGVPDWPKEDLGIEPELLQCGLCGTRLCLVAQVYAPLAKLNIEERTLYVLVCPTPKCSPNPQSWKVLRVQKCLSGMQTNGKEDELLQRKERVCSNEPAPSSSVGEHKEESNSLNRNDDDFDLDALAEALEQAATLASSTKKKNKSKRANNVPTKCAVVKEKVNDLTIPVLPCFYIYYDKEQSRGKSNVCSSSNETVLTEEIMDMRNDEEEKWEGEKYEYDSAPGADRTFLKFKKRLDAYPQQCFRYSFAGKPLLAATNSRDVGTCKLCGSPRQYELQLMSPLSYFLHQAGDGSSNCAPNAWSWLSLVVYSCSKSCCPSSCGGKPGNCCWGVVEEEIVMQEDEACNA; this is encoded by the exons ATGGGGGAGGAGGTGCACCTGGGCCTGCCGGGGCCCTGGGCGGAAGACTACCGGGAGAAGGCCGACCACTACACCACCAAGATCGGCGGAGTACCC GATTGGCCGAAAGAGGATCTGGGCATTGAGCCTGAGTTGCTCCAATGCGGGCTATGTGGAACCAGGCTCTGCCTTGTTGCGCAG GTTTATGCTCCTCTGGCAAAGCTTAACATCGAGGAGAGGACACTGTATGTGCTTGTTTGCCCCACACCAAAGTGCAGCCCTAATCCGCAAAG TTGGAAGGTCCTACGAGTTCAGAAGTGTCTTAGTGGTATGCAAACAAACGGTAAGGAGGATGAATTACTCCAAAGGAAAGAAAGGGTTTGCTCAAATGAGCCTGCCCCTTCAAGTTCTGTTGGAGAACACAAGGAAGAAAGCAATAGTCTCAATAGAAATGATGATGACTTTGATTTAGATGCCTTGGCTGAAGCACTTGAGCAGGCTGCAACGTTGGCATCTAGcacaaagaagaaaaataaatcaaAGCGTGCTAATAATGTGCCGACAAAATGTGCTGTAGTGAAGGAGAAAGTAAATGACCTGACTATACCAG TTCTTCCTTGTTTCTACATCTATTATGACAAGGAACAATCGAGGGGCAAAAGCAATGTGTGTTCAAGTAGCAATGAAACAGTTTTGACAGAAGAGATCATGGACATGCGAAATGATGAAGAAGAAAAATGGGAAGGTGAAAAATATGAATATGATAGCGCTCCTGGTGCTGACAGAACTTTCTTAAAATTCAAGAAACGGTTGGATGCATATCCTCAACAATGCTTTAG GTATTCCTTTGCTGGCAAGCCGTTGTTAGCTGCGACTAACTCACGAGATGTTGGCACGTGTAAACTTTGTGGTTCACCACGCCAATATGAACTCCAACTGATGTCCCCATTATCATATTTTCTCCACCAAGCTGGCGATGGTTCCTCAAATTGTGCACCTAATGCCTGGAGTTGGCTGAGTCTTGTTGTCTACAGTTGCTCTAAG AGTTGCTGTCCTTCATCTTGCGGTGGAAAACCGGGCAATTGCTGCTGGGGAGTAGTGGAGGAGGAGATAGTGATGCAGGAGGATGAAGCATGTAATGCGTAA